In the Oculatellaceae cyanobacterium genome, TCATGTGCCGAGTCTGGGCATCCAATGCTGCAAACGGTTCATCCATCAACAATACTGATGGTGAATTTACAAGCGCCCGCACAATGCTTGCACGTTGTTGCATTCCTCCTGATAGCTGATGAGGATAAGAATGACGATGCTTATATAGCCCAACTCGGTTTAAGTAATCATTTACCAATTCAGTCCGTTCTACTCTGGAAATACCCCGAATTTTTAAACCAAATTCCACGTTCTCAAAGGTAGTTTTCCAAGGTAGGAGCGAGTATTGCTGAAATACAAATCCGCGATCGGCTCCAGGTTTTTTGACTGGTTGCCCATCTACCAATACCTGTCCCCTCGTTGGCTTCAGAAAACCAGCAATCAAGTTTAGAATCGTTGACTTGCCACAGCCCGATGGCCCCAACAAGCAAACAAACTCACCAGGACTAATCTTAAAGCTTGTTGATTCTAGAACCAGTAAAGGCCCATATTGGTCTCGTCTCTTAAAGACAACGGATAAATCTTCAACCTCAACTGACCCTTTCACCAAGGCGCTAATATCCTTTTCTGCCAGGGTTGCCACAGTCTCTAAACCTCCAAAAATAGGCAATTAAAATCTTCATTTTCATAGGTGTACAACTAAACACCCTGCTTTTTCGTTACTCGCCAAGGCATCAACAACTTCGTCAAGAGATCCACAATCAGTGTGCTTACCAAACCCATCAAACCAATCAGCAGCATTCCCATCACGATTGGTGGATAATTCGATGTCACATAAGATTCCCAGGTTATATAACCTACCCCAAACCGACCCGCTAGAATTTCGGCTGTTACCAGACAAAACCAGGCATTCCCCATACCAATAACTAAACCACTGGCAATGTTAGGCATCGCTCCTGGCACTACAATATCTTTAAGAATTTGCAACTGTTTAGCCCCCAAACACTGTCCTACCCGCAGCAAAACTATATCCGTGCTTTCCACTCCCCGAATTGTGCTGATCAAGATTGGGAAGAATGCGCCCAGAAAGGTGATGTACACCATGCCTGACTCTGCATTGGGAAACATCAGAATTGCAAGCGGTATCCATGCAACGGCAGGAATTGGTCTAAGCAACTCCAAGGGAATAAAAACCAAATCTTCAATTTGGCGAAACCAGCCAATCAAGATGCCCAAGCTAACGCCCAGAATAGCCGCAATCCCAAATCCTAATAAAACTCGTTGAATACTGGCAGTAATATGCACAGCAGCATTGCCAGAAAAGAATTCAACCGTTGCATTCCAAACTTCAACTGGAGAGGGTAAAAAGGTAAAATTGATGAAGAAATTGAACTGAGTGACGCACAAAAGCTGCCAGATTCCAAAGAATAAAACAAGGGAAATTGCACGCTTTAAATTACGACTTTTGATTAGTGCCAGACTTATAATCGTTAATTTTGACAGGGAGCGCTGGCTCAAAAATTTGCTACCCAGTGTACTGTACTTTTCTCCTTTTACCTTTCGTGCTGATTTTGAAGCTACAGCCATTACAAACCTCTCATTTGAATCAAAATGTTTTTATCGTTGCGATCGCTCCACTTCATTCATCGCGCAACTGCTACATCCTTTGACTGTGTATTTTTGGCATAAAACTGCTGTAACTCTTGGAAGCTTGCAACCTTCGCTCCAGCTTTATCGGCAAATGCTTGTGCATCTTTTTCTAGTAAGAACGCAGATACTTGGTCACTATTCCAGACATAGAAGGAATTTTGGGCGAATAATTTCCAGCCTTTGTCGCGATCGTGGACAAAGACTACCGCCGCCGTCTTGCCCTCAGACTTGATCTGTTGCAGCTTTGTCAGCATATTCTTGATTGAGGCAAAACTGAGTACTTTATCTTCTCCTTTTATCCAAATCTGAGCGGCTAGTTTTGGAGCTTGAATCGCTTCTTGAGTGAGTGCATCATTGCCAAGAACCAAATTATCTGCCAACTTAGCCACATCCTGTTCGCTAATGTTGCTCTCCTTAAGCGCTTGTTTTAGGTAACTGTCATCCGTCCAACTGGCAACATCATCTGGATTCACACTGGCATCCAATTTTCCAATCTGCTTCAACGTCGTTACGCTATTTTTGAGCGCAGTAATTTGGTAGGGCTGAATTCTCGGATCGAGCTTTTGAATACCCGATGGCCCAAGGAACATATAAAAAATTTCTTTCTCAACCCCCGTCCACTTCTCCAACTTCCCTGAGAGGGCTTCTGGTTGTTCCCTGAAACGCTGATTTGCCTCCAGCATTGCCCTGAGATAAGCCACCACAATTTCGGGATTTTCCTTCGCAAAGTCCGATCGCACTACAACTCCATGAAAGGTTGGAGTTCCCGTTTGTGCACCATCGTAAATCTTGCGAGCAAAGCCTCTAAAGGGAAACAACTCACCATAGGGTACAAAATCCGCATGAGCATCAATTTGACGGCTTCTCAGGCTGGTGCCACCTACTTCTGGCGATTGACTAACTAAAGTCACGTCTTTCTTTGGATCAATGCCTTCATTCTTCAGAGCCCGCAGCAGCATCCCATGTGCCGAGGTACCGAAGGGAACTGAAATGTTTTTCCCCTTTAAGTCTGCTAGTTTTTTGTAAGGTGTGTCGCTTGGAACAACAACAGCATTTCCGGCTCCATCAGGGCTGTAGGCAAGAGATGAGACCAAAACAGTCTTAACGCCATTGCCTTTCTTCTGAAAGGTCGTCAGGTTAATCGTTGCCGGAAAGTCCGCCATGCTGCCGATATCAATTTGATTCGCCAACATTTTGTTGGTAATTGGTGGAGCTGAGGTTGAGCTAGACCACTCAATTTTGTAATCAACATTTTGATATTTCCCTGTTTTTGGCAGATATTTCTCCAGTAACTTTTCTTCTCGGATGACTGCACCACCTGTCACGGTGTTAATAGTTTGATCTTGGGTACCGATCGCAATCCGAATTACCCTTTTGCCAGAGGAAGCACCTGAAGTATTTGCAGAGGTGTTATCACAAGCACTGGTAAAGGCTAAGGAAACAACTAGCAGAGAAAAAACAACACTCTTTAAAGACAATAGTTTGATCGGCATACGGCTCCATTCCTGCATCGAATCTGTTGCCCTACTCGTTTCACTCAAATCATGTTGGAGCAGTAGCTAACCCAATCCCCTGTTTATCGAGCGGAATACGGGTATTTAAAAAGAATGCCATAGTCAAACGCCGAAGACAAGACATAAACCCCGGTTTATCGATAGATTTTTTGTATTTATAGATAAATTTCTTGAATTGAATCTGTCAGAGGTGCAGACATACGATATGTATAGCAGTCAGCACTCAGCTATCCCTCTGTCAGCTTTTTTAAAAGCCACTGTTTACAAGGCTTTCGGAATATATATTGTCCTAACTGCCTTAACGGTTGCTATAGTTTAGCTAATCGTCAAAAGGGTCATGATAATGTGACAGTAGGCTTAGAAAAAGTGCAAAGTTTCCTAGACGAGAAAACGCTTTGTCTCAAAAAACTAACGATCACCAACTCGTCAGTAACCTGACACCAGAGGAGAGGCGTATTGCTACTCGCTTTAACCGACAATATCGGGGTGAAGCGTTAGAACTCCCTGAAGATGTAAAAACCTTACCAATTTATCGAGATTGGGCAACAGGGAATCTTGATGCCAAAATTGCTTCTCCTTTCTGGGAAATACAACAACCTCAAAAAAATCAGCGCTGTTTGGATATCGGCTGTGGTGTTAGCTTTCTAATCTATCCCTGGCGCGAATGGGGAGCTTTCTTTTGGGGTCAAGATATTAGTTCGGTCGCACGAGATGCCTTAATCAGCCGCGGCCCTCAACTGAACTCAAAGCTGTTCAAGGGTGTTGAGTTGGGGACTGCTCGACAGTTACGTTATGATGATGCCCAATTCGATTTGGTGATCTCTACAGGTTGGAGTTGCTACTATTCCCTTGATTACTGGCAAGGTGCGATCAAGGAAGTAAAGCGGGTACTCAAGCCTCATAGTTCTTTTGTTTTTGATGTTCTTAACCCGGAACAGCCGCTGGCGTTAGACTGGGCGGTATTAGAAACTGAGATGGGTGCAGAAGTTTTTTTAGAGCCTCTAGCAGACTGGGAAAAACTGATTAAGTCTGCTGGAGGCAAGATTAATAAACAATTGTCAGGAGAGTTGTTCGAGCTATATAAGGTCACTTTTTGAAGTTCTACCTCTTTAGCTTGTGTTACTGCAAGAACGTTATTTTTTTGGTGGTAGAGGTCGATTAGCAAGAGCCATGATCCTTTCAAAAGCTTGCTGTTGATATTGGTCATCTAACCAAGCGTGATAAGTCTGAATATGCACTGCCACCGAATGACCCATTTGCTTGGCAGCTAATGATACCTCCAATCCATATGCCATACTCCTAACCGCCCAAGCACGACGTAAATCATAAGGACAAAAAGGTATTTCTTGCCGCCGCAAATATTGCGATACCCTCTGGCTCAAGCATTTGCCAGATTAAATCTATGGTAGGTTGTTCAATGGATTTAACTTGTTTTAGTTCCTGCTCTGATAGTTGATCCCACATTTCGCACTTTTTTTCTAAAAATTGTAAAAAATACTATTTATGTTCTTAACCATTTAAGTGGAAATAATATTTGATAGCTCCGGAAATATCAATTATTATTAAATATTTAGTCTCCAGCCAGTAGCTTTTTAACCAGAAGAAAAAGCTATCACTTCCTATTTGCCAAATTTTTCTTTTTTATTTCATATTGTTGCTAACTTGGTCGCTTCATTTTTTGATTCTGTGTAATCTAAACAGTTACAACTTGAAGTGCGAAATGTGGGGATTATGTAAATGAATGGACAAAGGAAGAAATATTAGTTTGGCTAAGTAAGCGTGGAAACGTCACACTACTTCCCAATTACACTGATTCATATGATTTTTGCTCAAAAATTGGCATTGAGACTTTATTCAGGTTAACTCAAGATCGTGAGTTTTTTATTTATCTAGGCGATCACGTTTTCTACAAGCCGAGTAATTAGCTTTCACTTTTTTAATTGACTTGTTGTAGCTAATTGCGAAATATGAAGTAAATTTAACTTAAAAAATCTGGATCAATCCCAAGCGATCGCAACCTTTCAGCTAACTTATTAGCACGTTCCTCCGCTTGTATACGAAGTTGTTGCTCTTGTTTAGCTAGTTCTTCTGGCGTTAAATATCGTTGTCCTTGCCGATCATACCAATACAACCACTCCCGCCTTAGTCCCTGATGTGTAGCTTCTTCCCGTCCAATTCCTAAACTATTGAAACATGACAAATAACGCCAAGATCAATAATTAGATCCTAGCGTTAATTGTTAATGTTAAGCCTGCCTAAGCAGGATTGGTTTGTATGGTTCCCCAGGTTTTCTACCTGTGGGATGATTAGCAGAGAAACTCACGCGGATCGGTGACATACCCCGTAATAGCGGATGCTGCCGCTGTGTAAGGTGAAGCTAGATAAATTCCCGCCTCCTTATTACCCATCCGACCAGGGAAATTACGATTAGTAGTAGAAACGCAAATTTCTGGCTCATTCATCCGCCCGAAAGTATCTTTTGGCCCACCTAAACAAGCAGCGCAGGAAGGCGCAGCAGGTTCGATACAACCAGCATCTAATAAAATCTCAGATAAAGTTTTACCATCGTACTTGGTGGTAAACAAATCTTCGTAAACCTTCTGAGTAGCTGGCACTATATATGTGGGAACTTTAACTTGCTGACCCTTCAAAACTTGGGCAGCATACATAAAGTCTGAAGTTTTACCACCAGTACAGGAACCAATATATACGCGATCAATCTTGACATCACGGCATTCTCGTGCTAAAGCGCGATTATCTGGAGAGTGTGGTTTAGCAACTACAGGCTCTAATTGAGAGACATCGTACTGCCTATCTGAATAGAAACGAGCATCGGCATCAGTATAGACTGCTTCAAATGGCTTGTTAGTACGATCGCGAACATATTCAAATGTTGTTTCATCTGGTGCAACTGTGCCATTTTTCCCACCAGCTTCGATCGCCATATTACACAGCGTCATCCGATCTTCCATCGAGAGATGTTGGATAGTGCTACCAGCAAATTCCATTGCTCTATAAGTAGCACCAGAAACACCAATATCCCCAATAATTTGCAAAATTAAATCTTTCGCCAACAGATATTTTGGCATTTCACCATTGAGGACAAAACGCATAGTTGCTGGTACTTTAATCAGCAACTTGCCAGTTCCCATAATGAAACCAGCGTCAGTGTTACCAATACCAGTAGCAAACTGACCAAAAGCACCCGCGTTACAAGTGTGGGAGTCTGTACCAAATAGTACTTCCCCTGGTCGGGTGTGACCTTCTTGTGCTAGGGCAATATGACAAACGCCCTTATAATCTGGGTTAGCTTTAAAGTCGGATCTGTCGGTAATGTCGTAGAAATATTTAATGCCTTGTTCTTTGGCAAAGTCCCGCAGAATATCAACGTTGCGGTTAGCACGTTCGTCAGCAGTAAAGATATAGTGGTCGGGAATCAGAACAATTTTTTCAGTGTCCCAAACTTTAGCATCTGCTCCAAACTCGCGTTTGAAAACACCTATTGTACCAGGCCCACAAACATCATGGGTCATTAATAAATCTACATTTACCCAAATATTGTCCCCTGGTTCGACTACAGACCGACCAGAGGCACGAGCCAAAATTTTCTCAGTTAGGGTCATCCCCATAGTAATTCTCCTGCTTTAGAGGCGCTTGTTGCAATACGTTAACTTGAAATTAGTTAAGAAGAGTGAGTGCGATCGCACTCATACTTCCATATTTGTGATTGAAAGCTTACTTTAAAAAAATTTGCTCTAATAATTCCTCTTTACCACCAGGAAAGATACAAGTTTTATCCTAATGGCTACTTCAGTAGTTTATTTATAGTTGTGAGATTTCTGGATCAAGAATGTGTGGATCAGTAATATTTTGTGGGTAAGATTTAGTGTGGAGATGCGATCGCTTCATTAACAATTCAGACCTTAATTTCTGACAAGAGCAATACCTACTTAAGACACTTGTAGCAAAATTAGCTCAACTTTGCCACTATAATTGGCGATTTGAGACTTAGAATTATTAATTTCCAATCCTAAATCTCAAATTTGGTAAATTTACCATTTCAGCAAATTAAACTGCTCCATATCCACTGTTTCGCGGTTGCGATAAATTGACAACACAATTGCTAAACCTACTGCTGCCTCAGCCGCCGCTACAGTAAGCACAAATACTGCAAACACCTGACCTTTAATTCCTTGAGGATCGAGGTAGTTAGAAAAAGCAATTAAATTAAGATTAACCGCATTCAACATCAACTCAATTGACATCAACACTCGCACAGCATTACGGCTAGTAATCAAGCCATAAATGCCAATACAGAACAAAGCAGCAGCTAATAGTAAGAAATACTGAAGTTGTAGGTGCATTATTTATCTCCGCTTCTAAGCATTTGTATCTATAGGTTGAGTAGTAGTATCACCTTTGCCACCACTACCTACAGTCAATAGTTCTCGTGGTCTTTCTTGTAAAGTTAAACTTGTAGGCTGATTAAGATCCGGTAGAACTTCCTCTGGAATAAATTCCCGACGTGCCAGAATAATTGCACCTACCATTGCCATCAACAACAATACAGAAGCCAACTCAAAAGGTAGTAAAAAGTCACTAAAGAAGTGCAAACCCAATTCCACAGTCGTATTTTGACCAAGAATTGCAGCAGGAGCCAAAGACCAAGGGCTTACCAATACCATTGTGCTTAAGAGTGTAAACAAACCTGCACAAACTAAAGCTGTTGCCCCTTGACGTATCCAACGATTGCGAAGCGGTTTAAAATCTTCACGCTTATTCACAAGCATGATCGCAAATAAAATTAGAACGTTCACCGCTCCAACATAAATTAGTACTTGTGCTGTCGCTACAAAGTCAGCATTTAGCAAAAGGTATAAACCAGCAATGCTGATAAACACGCCGCCTAACAAAAAGGCAGAGTAAACGATGTTGGCAAACAGTACTACCCCTAAAGCTGCCCCAAGCATCATTACTGCTAATAAGCCAAACGAAACAATCTGAACCCCTTCTGCTAAATTCACAATATTTGTCCTTTATCTTTGTTCATTGTTAATTGGTCATTGTTAATTGGTCATTGGTCATTGTTAATTGGTCTGACCTATAAGCCATAACCTCTGACCAATTAATAATTAACCACCGATGCCTACTTCGATTTCTCCATTTGTTCCACAATCTCCTCTGGGCGCTGACCAGCACGACGAACATCTGCTGGTAAGTCGTGGGGTTCAGTCACACCTTTGGGCAGGTAAGCCAATTCCCGTAGAGGAGTTACCATTGGGTCATTTGTAACTTTGTAAGGTAAGCGACCCAATGCTACGTTGTCATAATTCAATTCATGACGGTCGTAGGTGGACATCTCATACTCTTCTGTCATAGATAGACAGTTAGTAGGGCAGTATTCTACACAGTTGCCGCAAAAGATACAAACTCCAAAGTCGATGCTATAGTGCTTCAACTTTTTCTTCTTAGAAGCTTTATCAAATTCCCAATCTACAACTGGTAGGTTGATGGGACATACACGCACGCAAACTTCACAGGAAATACACTTATCAAACTCGAAGTGAATCCGACCCCGGAAGCGTTCAGAAGGAATTAGTTTTTCGTAAGGATACTGTACTGTAACCGGACGACGGCGCATATGGTCGAAGGTAACAGATAACCCCTCACCAATATAGCGGGCTGATTGTACAGCTTCTTTGGCATAGTCGCCAACTTGTTTCAGGAATTTGATCATTAGTGTCTACACTCTCTTGTTTAAGCTGTTAATTAACTGTCAGCGTTCAGCAATCAGCCTTAGTAAAATTGATTGTGAATCAAGAATTTATTTCCATCAGCCACTGATAATTTTGTGGTATTTAATTCCTAAAAGCTGATAGCTGATAGCTGATAGCTAATTGCTATCCACCAAAGGCAAAGGGAAAAGCTAGCTTTAAAGCAGCAGTTAACAGTAGGTTTACCAGAGAGACTGGTAGCAAAAACTTCCAACCTAAATTCAACAATTGGTCAATGCGGACACGAGGTACAGTCCAACGCAGCAATACTGCTATAAATACTAAAAAGTATGCTTTTAGTACAGTCATGCTGATACCTAACGCGGCATCAATTACTTGCAACCAGGGACTTGTTTCACTAACTCCAATCCAGCTACCTAACAGTTCGATAGGAATGGGAGTTTCCCAACCACCCAGGTACAAAACCGCAACTAAGATGGCAGATAAAACCAAGTTGACGTAAGAACCAATGTAAAACAAACCGAATTTCATCCCTGCGTATTCAGTCTGATAACCAGCAACCAGTTCTTCTTCTGCTTCAGGAAGGTCAAATGGGAGTCGTTCACATTCTGCTAGGGCTGCAATCCAAAAGATAATAAAACCAATAGGTTGCCGCCATACATTCCAGCTAAGAATGCCGTAACTTGCTTGCTGATTAACGATATCAAGGGTGCTGAGGCTGTTAGACATCATCACAATCGCCAGCACTGATAGCGCCAAGGGAATCTCATAACTAATAGACTGCGCTGCTGCTCTAAGTCCTCCTATTAAGGAGTATTTGTTATTAGAAGCATAACCAGACATCAGCAAGCCAATTGGCGCAATGCTAGACAGGGCAATCCACAAGAAAATCCCGACGTTTAAATCTGTAATTACCAAGTTCTGTCCAAAAGGAACAATTAAGAAGGACAAGAACACAGGGATAACGACGAGAATTGGCCCCAAGGTAAATAGCCAGGGGTCAGACTTTGCTGGAACAATATCTTCTTTAAACACCAGTTTTAGACCATCGGCAACTGGCTGTAAGACACCCAAGGGGCCAGCAAATTCTGGGCCTATGCGCTGTTGGGCAGCAGCAGAAATTTTTCGCTCTAGCCAAACGACTACCAAAACGCCGACTGTGGCACCGATAATCATCAGAAACATTGGCAGGGGCATCCAAATGGCTTTGGCAGCACCAGCAGGGATGCCCAAATCCATCAAAGATTTGATAAAAGTTCCTTGTAGGTCAATGCCTGGGTTCATGTTTCCCGCTTCTTCGTAATTAAGTTAGGCGATTCGAGACTGCCAGTCTTGAATCAGTCTATCTGGATCTATTGTGAAGTTTTTTTTACACTTTCAAAGTTTAGTATATCGCTGTCCGGTATCTTGGCAGTGGGGGTGATGAGAAATTGTACTTATGATTGAGATAGGGTGAACTAGGGGCGATCGCGCTTCGGGTAAAGTGCTATAAAAATAAGGTAACGATCCAACTGATGGTAGGCTGATTACTTGGAATTATCAAGCTCAAGAATTGCAACTGAAATCAATTAATAGCTATTCCTCCAAAAATCAGCACTGTAATTGATAGATTGAACCAGGAATTAAATGCAACAGAGCAAGCAGCAACAACTGGGCTAAATATAATTAGATCTCTACTATCCAGTTTTCCTAATAACTATATAGCGTTTCTAGATCTGGTGAGGTACAGCTTCAAAACCTCAAGGCTTGATATACAAAATATTGGTGTACCTCAGTTACATGGGAAACGCTATATATTGGTACAGTTTTTTGACTTGATGGTTGTTTTTCTATGTATTTAGCAATTGCAGGGCTGATTTTATAGTAGAGAGAAACCAATATCTTGCCAAGATAATTCCTCATTAGCTTCTGATCTCTAAATTCCCTAAAAGTATCCAAATCTGGATGGACAGATGTTGAATAAGCTGCTGTGGCTATAAAGCAAGAACAACTATTGTCAGTAACTTGATTAGTAAGTTTAAAAGACATTTGTACATTCTATAAAACAAAGTTCTGGAACAGATAACTGCTCGCCTTCAAACAATTTAGCTAACAACACCCATGCTTCTAGCGTGTAAGTATCTCGAACAAAACACTGAATCAGTACACTGGTATCTACTACATACCTTGTCGCCATTGGTTACGCTCCTCTATAATCATTTCGCTTCCCGTTGGCTCTCCTGGTAATGGTACGATCATGTGGCGATCAATTGCAGCAAAAATTTCTTGTAAACGTTGTTTGTCTACAAATTTACTAGGATGCTTTGAGTTAATTAGGCGCTGATCGACTACTTGTGTAATTAACTCTTTAAGTTCTTCAACTATCATTTCTGCTAATGATTTAGTTGTCATTTTAACTCCCTGAGTTTCGTTACATATAATATTAATTATGGTAATTGTTCCCAGTTTGAACCTGGGAACAAGTTATTCCTGTTGGGTTTCACTTCGTTCTACCCAACCTACTAGCTAACGTTGTTCAAAGGGAATATAAAGGTTTCCGTGTTCACCTGTATAAATTTGGGTAGGGCGATATATGCGGTTTTCGTCCAATTGTTCTTTCCAGTGAGCTAACCAACCAGCAACCCGTGCGATCGCAAATACTGGTGTAAACAAATCTTCAGGAATACCCATTTTCCGGTAAACCAAACCTGAGTAGAAATCAACATTAGGATAAATCCCTTTATGCCCTAATTTCTCCTCTACTGCCTTTTCTAGCTCTATAGCAATGTCATAGTACTTATCATGACCAAACTTCTCAAACAACTGTTCAGCTAAACCTTGCAGGAAAGTCGCGCGTGGATCTTTCACCTTATAAACGCGGTGACCAAAACCCATAATTTTAGTTTTGCGTTCTAAGCTACTATCCAGCCAAGGACGTACATTCTCAACTGAACCAATTTCTTCTAGCATCGTAATGACTTCTTCATTAGCCCCACCATGCAACGGCCCAGCTAAAGTTCCTACCGCCGACGCTACTACAGCATAAGGATCGGTCAATGTTGAAGCCGTCACTCTAGCAGAAAAAGTTGAAGCATTAATTGTATGTTCTGCATGAAGCGTGAGACATACATCAAAAATATGCGCGGCTAGGGGATCAGGTTCTCGCTCGTTGAGCATATACAAAAAGTTAGCCGCGTAGTCCAAATCATCACGAGGACGAACCGGATCGTTACCCTTACGCATTAATTGGAACGCCGCTACCATTGTAGGAATCTTCGCCAGCAGCCTCACCACAGCTTCCCGTATGTAATTTGGGTTAGCGAGAGCGCGACGGGAATAAAACAAGCCTAAAGCCGCAGCAGAAGCTTGTAGAGCATCCATTGGGTGTCCTGTTTCTGGAAAACATTTCATCATGTCACGGATGCGATATTTAATCCGGCGATGATAGCGAATGTCATCCTCAAATTGTTTCAGTTCTTCCCTAGTCGGCAGTATCCCCCAAATTAACAAATATGCCGTTTCCAGGAAGGTACTTTTTTCTGCGAGTTCTTCAATACGGATACCTCGATATTCCAGAATACCTTTCTGTCCATCGACATAGCTGATACTGGATTGAGCAGCAGGAATACCTTCTAAGCCTGGTTTATACTCGCAGAGAGTCATCTTTCTATCTTGTGCATGAGGTAAACATTCTCAAGTTAACTCATCTCAAACCCATAAAGGAATACATTTTTTGTGAGAGAGGAGAGAGGAGGGTCATTGTTCATTAGACCAATGAGCAAAAATCCATATAATTTTTTTCTTTGCGCCCTTTGCGTTCCTCCTTTGCGTCCTACCCTAGCGCTAACGCGCAGCTAAAGCCCTACGGGCATGAACACGCTAACGGGAAGCCTTCGGCTAATGCGTTAAAAAAATATAACTTTGATTAATGCTACGAAGTCTATTGCTATAGCCGTTTAGGGGAAGTCAATAAGAACAGTTGACTTTGAGCGACTGGTGTGGTGGTTGCTGGGATAGTCAAACCAATTACTCCAGCTTTTTTTAGGATTATTTTTTGTTTAGCATCGCCCCAAAGTAAGATTTCTGCCCAATTTCCTAAATCAGGTTGATGACCTACTAAAGCTAACTGAATTAAGGCTCGTTGGCTTTCATTACCCTTTTTAGAGAGTTTAAGATCATGGGGATAGCGCAAGCGCTGACTTGTCAGTTCGCCTAGCGACTCCGTTGGAGTATCGCGCCATTTTTCCAACCAACTCAACCAAGCAGAAAAATCGCCGCCAGGAGCAAGGTAGGGAGATTCTTCGATCCGCGAACTAAGCCCAACAGAGTAAAGAATATCTGCGGTTTGGCGCGATCGCACTAAAGGACTGGTCAGAATCAAATCAAACCGCACACCTATCTCATACAGCCGGAGAGCCACTACTTTTGTTTTCTGATGCCCTTTAGCCGTAAGCTGGCGTTCTGCATCGTTAACCTGGCTATCTGCCTCACCTGCGATACCATGACGAATTAAGTACAGTTCAGTAATCAAAGTTAAATTGTTAATTGTTAATTGTTAATTGATTACCGTTTGTCCTGAGAAGGTAAAAGATTGTCTCTTGGGTTAACCAAGCGTAGTAACTTTTGTTTAATTTGCCGATCAAAAACTTCCCACTTCAACTTGGCATATTCTGAACTGTCATTAAATCCACACAAAAATCCAATTGGAATTTCAAAACCACCAGCCATCAAGCGTCCACCACCAAAAAAGCGTCCTTGACTATCTCGATCAAAAGCTTCTTTGATAAATTCGTCAGGATCTAGGGTAATTTTGTTAGTTCTAAGTGAACCAATTACGACCT is a window encoding:
- the sixA gene encoding phosphohistidine phosphatase SixA, whose protein sequence is MITELYLIRHGIAGEADSQVNDAERQLTAKGHQKTKVVALRLYEIGVRFDLILTSPLVRSRQTADILYSVGLSSRIEESPYLAPGGDFSAWLSWLEKWRDTPTESLGELTSQRLRYPHDLKLSKKGNESQRALIQLALVGHQPDLGNWAEILLWGDAKQKIILKKAGVIGLTIPATTTPVAQSQLFLLTSPKRL
- a CDS encoding citrate synthase, which encodes MTLCEYKPGLEGIPAAQSSISYVDGQKGILEYRGIRIEELAEKSTFLETAYLLIWGILPTREELKQFEDDIRYHRRIKYRIRDMMKCFPETGHPMDALQASAAALGLFYSRRALANPNYIREAVVRLLAKIPTMVAAFQLMRKGNDPVRPRDDLDYAANFLYMLNEREPDPLAAHIFDVCLTLHAEHTINASTFSARVTASTLTDPYAVVASAVGTLAGPLHGGANEEVITMLEEIGSVENVRPWLDSSLERKTKIMGFGHRVYKVKDPRATFLQGLAEQLFEKFGHDKYYDIAIELEKAVEEKLGHKGIYPNVDFYSGLVYRKMGIPEDLFTPVFAIARVAGWLAHWKEQLDENRIYRPTQIYTGEHGNLYIPFEQR
- a CDS encoding CFI-box-CTERM domain-containing protein, whose product is MSFKLTNQVTDNSCSCFIATAAYSTSVHPDLDTFREFRDQKLMRNYLGKILVSLYYKISPAIAKYIEKQPSSQKTVPIYSVSHVTEVHQYFVYQALRF
- the nuoH gene encoding NADH-quinone oxidoreductase subunit NuoH, producing MNPGIDLQGTFIKSLMDLGIPAGAAKAIWMPLPMFLMIIGATVGVLVVVWLERKISAAAQQRIGPEFAGPLGVLQPVADGLKLVFKEDIVPAKSDPWLFTLGPILVVIPVFLSFLIVPFGQNLVITDLNVGIFLWIALSSIAPIGLLMSGYASNNKYSLIGGLRAAAQSISYEIPLALSVLAIVMMSNSLSTLDIVNQQASYGILSWNVWRQPIGFIIFWIAALAECERLPFDLPEAEEELVAGYQTEYAGMKFGLFYIGSYVNLVLSAILVAVLYLGGWETPIPIELLGSWIGVSETSPWLQVIDAALGISMTVLKAYFLVFIAVLLRWTVPRVRIDQLLNLGWKFLLPVSLVNLLLTAALKLAFPFAFGG
- the ndhI gene encoding NAD(P)H-quinone oxidoreductase subunit I, translating into MKFLKQVGDYAKEAVQSARYIGEGLSVTFDHMRRRPVTVQYPYEKLIPSERFRGRIHFEFDKCISCEVCVRVCPINLPVVDWEFDKASKKKKLKHYSIDFGVCIFCGNCVEYCPTNCLSMTEEYEMSTYDRHELNYDNVALGRLPYKVTNDPMVTPLRELAYLPKGVTEPHDLPADVRRAGQRPEEIVEQMEKSK